From Coffea arabica cultivar ET-39 chromosome 2e, Coffea Arabica ET-39 HiFi, whole genome shotgun sequence, the proteins below share one genomic window:
- the LOC113730783 gene encoding U-box domain-containing protein 14 has translation MSPRGNSQEALLSQLSETIRTVSTLPECRAVVKKIYCNLVRRIKLLSPLFEELKDGEEELQDDVVRGLELLRIALNSALELLKSVHEGSKILQALQLEQITVKFHQITELIEEALCHVPYTTLDITEEVQEQIELVHTQFRRAKGRMESPDLQLEMDLTIAQRERNPDPAILKRLSEKLHLRTINDLKRESLAIHDMVITHGGLPDERFETMSLLLRKLKDCVLMENPDFDAPEGDKSFVKLRSPVIPDDFRCPISLELMKDPVIVSTGQTYERSCIQKWLDAGHKTCPKTQQTLLHTALTPNYVLKSLIAFWCESNGVELPKKQGSCRNKRSGVGGSECDRAAIDALLQKLANGNPEEQRAAAGELRLLAKRNADNRVCIAEAGAIPLLAELLGSPDSRTQEHAVTALLNLSINEANKGTIVNAGAIPDIVDVLKVGSMEARENAAATLFSLSVVDENKVAIGAAGAIPALIDLLCQGTPRGKKDAATAIFNLSIYQGNKVRAVRSGIVPPLIGLLKDPGGGMVDEALAILAILASHPEGKVAIGQADPIPVLVEVIRTSSPRNRENAAAILWSLCTGDGQYLKLAKDLGAEEVLRELSESGTDRAKRKASSVLELLQRVEPVSS, from the exons ATGAGTCCCAGGGGAAATTCACAAGAGGCGTTACTGAGCCAGCTCAGTGAGACAATACGGACAGTTTCTACTCTTCCCGAGTGCAGAGCGGTAGTCAAGAAGATCTATTGTAATTTGGTTAGGAGAATCAAGTTATTAAGCCCTCTGTTTGAGGAATTGAAGGACGGTGAAGAGGAGCTCCAGGACGATGTCGTAAGAGGGCTTGAGCTGTTGAGAATTGCTCTTAACTCGGCTCTGGAGCTTCTTAAATCAGTCCATGAAGGCAGTAAGATCTTACAG GCTCTGCAGTTGGAACAAATTACAGTCAAGTTTCATCAGATAACAGAACTGATTGAAGAAGCACTATGTCACGTTCCTTACACGACGCTTGATATAACAGAGGAAGTTCAAGAACAG ATTGAACTTGTGCATACACAATTCAGAAGAGCAAAAGGAAGAATGGAGTCACCTGATTTACAACTTGAAATGGATTTGACTATAGCGCAGAGGGAAAGAAACCCTGATCCTGCAATTTTAAAGAGGCTATCAGAGAAGCTACATCTTAGAACTATAAATGATCTAAAGAGAGAATCACTTGCTATCCATGATATGGTTATTACACATGGCGGGCTTCCTGATGAGCGCTTTGAAACAATGTCACTACTCCTAAGAAAGCTAAAGGATTGTGTATTGATGGAGAACCCCGACTTTGATGCCCCTGAAGGTGACAAGAGCTTTGTGAAGCTCAGGTCCCCGGTTATCCCAGATGATTTTCGTTGTCCAATATCGCTTGAGCTTATGAAAGATCCTGTTATTGTATCAACTGGACAG acATATGAAAGATCCTGCATACAAAAATGGCTTGATGCAGGACACAAAACATGCCCCAAGACTCAGCAGACTTTATTGCATACAGCCTTAACGCCTAATTATGTTTTAAAGAGTCTAATTGCTTTCTGGTGTGAGAGCAATGGTGTTGAGCTGCCTAAAAAGCAAGGAAGTTGTAGAAATAAAAGATCAGGAGTTGGTGGTTCAGAGTGTGACCGAGCCGCTATTGATGCTTTGTTACAGAAACTTGCAAATGGTAATCCTGAAGAACAACGAGCAGCTGCTGGCGAACTTCGCTTGCTGGCAAAAAGAAATGCAGATAATAGAGTCTGTATTGCTGAGGCTGGAGCAATACCGCTACTCGCTGAACTACTAGGCTCGCCAGATTCTCGGACTCAGGAACATGCCGTTACAGCACTTCTCAACCTTTCGATAAATGAGGCCAACAAGGGAACTATTGTAAATGCTGGTGCCATACCTGATATTGTGGATGTGCTGAAAGTTGGAAGCATGGAAGCAAGAGAAAATGCAGCAGCTACCCTTTTCAGTTTGTCGGTTGTTGATGAGAACAAGGTTGCAATAGGAGCAGCTGGGGCCATCCCAGCACTTATTGACTTACTCTGCCAAGGGACCCCAAGAGGAAAGAAGGACGCAGCCACTGCCATATTTAATCTTTCAATCTATCAAGGAAACAAAGTGAGGGCAGTTAGATCAGGGATTGTGCCACCATTAATAGGATTGCTGAAGGATCCTGGCGGTGGAATGGTAGATGAAGCTCTTGCAATATTGGCCATACTTGCTAGCCATCCAGAGGGGAAAGTGGCAATTGGTCAAGCTGACCCAATCCCGGTATTGGTAGAGGTCATTCGGACCAGCTCTCCACGCAACCGGGAGAATGCTGCCGCTATTCTGTGGTCATTGTGCACAGGCGATGGGCAATACCTGAAATTAGCTAAAGACCTTGGGGCAGAAGAGGTTTTGAGGGAATTGTCAGAGAGTGGCACTGATAGGGCTAAAAGAAAAGCAAGCAGTGTATTGGAACTTCTCCAGCGAGTTGAACCAGTTAGTTCGTGA
- the LOC140036630 gene encoding ras-related protein RABF1 — MGCSSSLPDRNSGRLGGLNPENGSANDAKNLRVKLVLLGDSGVGKSCIVLRFVRGQFDPTSKVTIGASFLSQTIALQDSTTVKFEIWDTAGQERYAALAPLYYRGAAVAVVVYDITSPESFAKAQYWVKELQKHGSPGMIMALVGNKADLQEKREVSAQDGMEYAEKNGMFFIETSAKTADNINQLFEEIAKRLPRPPAS; from the exons ATGGGTTGTTCGTCTTCGCTGCCAG ATAGGAATTCGGGTCGGTTGGGTGGACTTAATCCGGAAAATGGTAGTGCAAATGATGCTAAAAACCTCCGTGTGAAG CTGGTGCTGTTAGGTGATTCTGGTGTTGGGAAAAGCTGTATTGTTCTTCGTTTTGTCCGTGGCCAGTTTGATCCAACATCCAAG GTAACTATTGGAGCTTCATTCTTGTCTCAGACTATAGCTTTGCAGGATTCTACCACTGTTAAGTTTGAAATATGGGATACTGCTGGTCAAGAGAG ATATGCAGCACTGGCACCACTGTATTACCGAGGTGCTGCAGTGGCAGTTGTTGTGTATGACATCACTAGTCCTGAATCATTTGCCAAAGCACAGTATTGGGTCAAG GAGCTACAAAAACATGGGAGCCCTGGGATGATCATGGCATTGGTAGGTAACAAAGCTGATCTCCAAGAAAAACGAGAAGTGTCAGCTCAA GATGGAATGGAGTATGCAGAGAAGAATGGGATGTTTTTCATTGAGACATCTGCCAAGACAGCAGATAACATAAACCAGTTATTTGAG GAAATAGCGAAGAGACTCCCGCGGCCACCTGCTTCCTGA